Proteins from one bacterium genomic window:
- a CDS encoding ATP-dependent DNA helicase RecQ, producing the protein MFDPAPSPAEAALLRHFGHSTFRPGQQGVVEAMLAGRDTVAIMPTGNGKSICYQLPALMLEGTTLVVSPLIALMKDQVDALLEKGIPATFINSSLEPDEAEYRLASLAAGKYKLVYIAPERFKNRAFMEAIQGVTIARLAVDEAHCVSQWGHDFRPDFLRLREALNKIGRPPVLAATATATPEVREDIVKQLGIKDPAVFVTGFDRPNLRYVVRPVSGEAAKLSKVLEIAQKTKGSGIVYASTRKNVEAIAEHLEAAGVSAVAYHAGLHDMERDQAQDAWMQGKARVVVATNAFGMGVDKPNVRFVIHHDLPGTVEAYYQEAGRAGRDQKASYCVLLFSPADRYLQEFFIEGSCPSVSTLSDVYQVLCDQGPDEFVMTHEAIGRAMPGKVNDMAIGTCLNLLERNGVIARAPRGANHAYVRHANDLMPIDGRAKMQKLVYGALKAVLRDELDAGVALDLNQFVTYVGESRESVLAALNGLNERGLIAYTPPQRGRAIRLIKRAEDFASLKLDVNYLIGKQAREIKKLDAMINYAYTTDCRRAYILDYFGETAPSRCGACDRCLEAPGAQSLPVKKAPVRVVAKIAPVAKVAAPQGDPILLAALREARAGIAKDKGLPPYCIVHDRVLDAVAAAGPETLEALAAIKGIGEDKCRQWGATMLAALAAAQSPSVSLATSGAG; encoded by the coding sequence ATGTTCGACCCCGCGCCAAGTCCTGCCGAAGCCGCACTCCTGCGGCATTTCGGTCACTCGACCTTCCGCCCCGGCCAGCAAGGCGTGGTCGAGGCGATGCTTGCGGGTCGCGACACCGTCGCCATCATGCCGACCGGCAACGGCAAATCCATCTGCTACCAGCTGCCCGCCCTGATGCTCGAGGGCACGACGCTGGTCGTTTCGCCCCTCATCGCCCTGATGAAGGACCAGGTGGACGCCCTCCTCGAAAAGGGCATCCCCGCCACCTTCATCAACAGCAGCCTGGAGCCTGACGAGGCCGAGTACCGCCTCGCCTCGCTCGCCGCCGGCAAGTACAAGCTCGTCTACATCGCTCCCGAGCGCTTCAAGAACCGCGCCTTCATGGAGGCGATCCAGGGGGTCACCATCGCGCGCCTCGCGGTGGACGAGGCGCACTGCGTTTCTCAGTGGGGTCACGACTTCAGGCCCGACTTCCTGCGGCTGCGCGAGGCCCTGAACAAGATCGGCCGCCCCCCGGTGCTCGCCGCTACGGCGACCGCCACCCCCGAGGTGCGCGAGGACATCGTCAAGCAACTGGGGATCAAGGACCCGGCCGTGTTCGTGACGGGCTTCGACCGTCCGAACCTACGCTACGTGGTGCGCCCGGTCAGCGGCGAGGCCGCCAAGCTCTCCAAGGTCCTCGAAATCGCCCAGAAGACCAAGGGCTCGGGCATCGTCTACGCCTCGACCCGCAAGAACGTGGAAGCGATCGCCGAGCACCTGGAGGCCGCCGGGGTTTCGGCCGTCGCCTACCACGCGGGCCTGCACGACATGGAGCGCGACCAGGCGCAGGACGCCTGGATGCAGGGCAAGGCGCGGGTGGTGGTGGCGACCAACGCCTTCGGGATGGGCGTGGACAAGCCCAACGTGCGCTTCGTCATCCACCACGACCTGCCCGGTACCGTCGAGGCCTACTACCAGGAGGCAGGCCGCGCGGGCCGCGACCAGAAGGCCTCGTACTGCGTGCTACTCTTCTCGCCCGCAGATCGCTACCTCCAGGAATTCTTCATCGAGGGCAGCTGCCCCAGCGTCTCGACCCTCTCGGACGTCTACCAGGTGCTCTGCGACCAGGGGCCGGACGAGTTCGTCATGACCCACGAGGCCATCGGCCGCGCCATGCCGGGCAAGGTCAACGACATGGCCATCGGCACCTGCCTCAACCTGCTCGAACGCAACGGGGTCATCGCCCGCGCGCCGCGCGGCGCCAACCACGCCTACGTCCGCCACGCCAACGACCTGATGCCCATCGACGGCCGTGCCAAGATGCAGAAGCTCGTCTACGGCGCCCTCAAGGCCGTCCTGCGCGACGAGCTGGACGCGGGGGTCGCTTTGGACCTCAACCAGTTCGTCACCTACGTGGGCGAGAGCCGAGAATCGGTGCTCGCCGCTCTCAACGGGCTCAACGAGCGCGGCCTCATCGCCTACACCCCACCCCAGCGCGGTCGCGCCATCCGGCTCATCAAGCGGGCCGAGGACTTCGCTTCCCTCAAGCTGGACGTCAACTACCTGATCGGCAAGCAGGCGCGCGAGATCAAGAAGCTCGACGCCATGATCAACTACGCCTACACCACCGACTGCCGGCGCGCCTACATCCTCGACTACTTCGGAGAGACGGCCCCCTCGCGCTGCGGCGCCTGCGATCGCTGCCTCGAAGCCCCCGGCGCACAGTCCCTGCCGGTGAAGAAGGCCCCGGTCCGGGTCGTCGCCAAGATCGCCCCGGTCGCCAAGGTGGCGGCCCCCCAAGGCGATCCCATCCTGCTTGCGGCCCTGCGCGAGGCCCGCGCCGGCATCGCCAAGGACAAGGGACTGCCTCCTTACTGCATCGTGCACGATCGGGTACTCGATGCGGTGGCGGCCGCTGGCCCTGAAACCCTCGAAGCCCTCGCGGCCATCAAGGGGATCGGCGAGGACAAGTGCCGTCAGTGGGGCGCCACCATGCTCGCGGCCCTGGCCGCCGCTCAGTCCCCCTCGGTATCACTCGCCACGAGCGGCGCGGGCTGA
- a CDS encoding bifunctional folylpolyglutamate synthase/dihydrofolate synthase, with protein MTSSILSDALQHGIRPGLERITALLDRLERPHARLKVVHVAGTNGKGSVCAFLSSILKHAGYRVGRYNSPHLVSYCERIWLDGAFIDDASLDRALEAVQGAAAALDPVLGPVTEFELITAAAFLWFAEQAPDLVLLEVGLGGRLDATNVVEQPELCVITRIALDHTALLGDTPEAIAREKAGILKAGVPALTGATDSAFEAIRAIAQDLSVPLRQVTEGLQGYELGLAGDHQTLNAALVLEAVQALRAAGWAVSDAALREGFKAARWPGRLESWHSAEGEQFVFDGAHNPDGIEALAHALAASPEPGGRVILMGVLADKDPGPMIRALAPHAETIILTTPPSPRGLDPTTLSALPAHPDLHLEPDWQEALALARRLALGRPILVAGSLYLVGAVCAGLGRVIEA; from the coding sequence ATGACCTCATCCATCCTCAGCGACGCGCTCCAACACGGCATCCGCCCCGGCCTTGAGCGCATCACCGCCCTTCTCGATCGCCTCGAACGTCCCCACGCGCGCCTCAAGGTGGTGCACGTCGCCGGCACGAACGGTAAAGGCTCGGTCTGCGCCTTCTTGAGCAGCATCCTCAAACATGCCGGCTATCGCGTCGGCCGCTACAACAGCCCTCACCTGGTCTCGTACTGCGAGCGCATCTGGCTCGACGGCGCCTTCATCGACGACGCCTCGCTCGATCGCGCGCTCGAAGCCGTCCAGGGCGCCGCCGCCGCGCTGGATCCCGTGCTCGGGCCCGTCACCGAGTTCGAGCTGATCACCGCTGCCGCCTTCCTTTGGTTCGCCGAGCAAGCTCCGGACCTGGTCCTCCTGGAGGTCGGTCTGGGCGGTCGGCTCGATGCGACCAACGTCGTCGAGCAACCGGAACTCTGCGTCATCACCCGGATCGCCCTCGACCACACGGCGCTCTTGGGCGATACCCCCGAGGCGATCGCCCGGGAGAAGGCGGGCATCCTCAAGGCCGGCGTCCCGGCCCTCACCGGCGCGACCGACTCGGCGTTCGAAGCGATCCGCGCGATCGCCCAGGACTTGTCGGTGCCGCTTCGCCAGGTGACCGAGGGGCTCCAGGGCTACGAGCTGGGGCTGGCGGGCGACCACCAGACTCTGAACGCCGCTCTTGTCCTCGAAGCCGTTCAGGCGCTTCGAGCAGCGGGTTGGGCAGTGAGCGATGCCGCCCTGCGCGAAGGCTTCAAGGCCGCGCGATGGCCGGGGCGCCTCGAAAGCTGGCACTCGGCTGAAGGCGAGCAGTTCGTCTTCGACGGCGCCCACAACCCGGACGGCATCGAGGCCCTCGCCCACGCCCTGGCGGCCTCCCCCGAGCCCGGAGGCCGGGTGATCCTCATGGGCGTGCTCGCGGACAAGGACCCTGGCCCCATGATCCGGGCGCTTGCCCCCCATGCCGAGACCATCATCCTCACGACCCCGCCGAGCCCTCGGGGGCTCGATCCCACCACTCTCTCGGCGCTGCCCGCCCATCCGGACCTGCACCTCGAACCCGACTGGCAAGAAGCGCTCGCGCTCGCGCGTCGCCTGGCGCTCGGCCGCCCTATCTTGGTGGCGGGATCGCTGTACCTTGTCGGCGCCGTCTGTGCCGGACTCGGGCGCGTCATCGAGGCCTGA
- the mutS gene encoding DNA mismatch repair protein MutS, with protein sequence MQPQYSPMMTHYLSLKEQHPDVLLFYRMGDFYEMFFDDAVLASRELELTLTSRDGGANGNRIPMAGIPHHAAEGYLAKLIERGYRVAICEQVEDPKQAKGLVKREIVRFVTPGTVLEANYLSEKQNNYLAAIVKGPAGFGLAYCDASTGEFRTTQIADPGAVAGELARIAPAELLVPVNPSVWQNMAWGRTPGRLQPAQLDPSWEGLFPEGLNLTPRPDYAFNLEKARSQILSQFRLQSLEGFGLPELPLATMAAGAMLGYLGETQKAQLALFSGIQTYRLSEYMQLDPATRRNLELTQTARDGSWKGSLLSVLDETRTAMGGRKLRQWLLHPLLDAAAISERHQAVGELAANAGLRMRLADQLGSIRDLERLTSRVAAGTANARDLIALRDSLEALPALVELLFSTQSPALRALQAIPSEIGVLAARIRETLVDHPPISLTEGGLVRDGFSPELDETRSLLGDSKDWLATFEAQEKERTGIRSLKVGYSKTFGYFLEITHANKDLVPDDYQRKQTLVNAERYITPVLKERESAILTAQERIGHMEYEVFSALRAALAPWTTELQGIASHVAAIDVFVGFAEVAVRQGFCCPVVDDSTVLEIEAGRHPVIEQLLPPGTFVPNDTRLDTASSQLIILTGPNMAGKSTFMRQIALIVLMAQVGSFVPARSARIGLVDRIFTRVGAVDDLATGQSTFMVEMNETANILNNASPRALILLDEIGRGTSTFDGISIAWSVSEHLAMHVRARTLFATHYHELTALATSQPSVRNYKVLVEETADEVIFLRRVVPGGADRSYGIEVARLAGLPAPVIERARQVLTEIERRNRISLSLRQAALDEGANEVSQLPLFSSIQSL encoded by the coding sequence GTGCAGCCCCAGTACTCGCCCATGATGACCCATTACCTCTCGCTGAAGGAGCAGCACCCGGACGTGTTGCTCTTCTACCGGATGGGCGACTTCTACGAGATGTTCTTCGACGATGCGGTGCTCGCGAGCCGTGAGCTGGAGCTGACGCTCACCAGCCGTGACGGCGGCGCCAACGGCAACCGCATCCCCATGGCGGGCATCCCGCACCATGCGGCCGAGGGCTACCTCGCCAAGCTGATCGAGCGCGGCTACCGGGTCGCCATCTGCGAGCAGGTCGAGGACCCCAAGCAGGCCAAGGGTCTGGTCAAGCGCGAGATCGTTCGCTTCGTCACGCCCGGGACGGTCCTCGAGGCGAACTACCTCTCCGAGAAGCAGAACAACTACCTCGCCGCCATCGTGAAGGGGCCCGCGGGCTTCGGCCTCGCCTACTGCGACGCGTCGACCGGCGAGTTCCGGACCACCCAGATCGCGGACCCCGGGGCGGTGGCCGGTGAGCTTGCACGCATCGCGCCCGCTGAGCTGTTGGTGCCCGTCAATCCGAGCGTCTGGCAGAACATGGCCTGGGGCCGCACGCCGGGCCGTCTTCAGCCCGCGCAGCTCGATCCGTCGTGGGAGGGCCTCTTCCCCGAAGGCCTCAACCTCACGCCGCGGCCCGACTACGCTTTCAACCTCGAGAAGGCCCGCAGCCAGATCCTTTCCCAGTTCCGGCTCCAGAGCCTGGAGGGCTTCGGCCTGCCCGAGCTGCCGCTTGCGACCATGGCGGCCGGGGCGATGCTCGGCTACCTCGGCGAGACCCAGAAGGCCCAGCTTGCCCTCTTCTCGGGGATTCAGACGTATCGTCTCTCGGAGTACATGCAGCTCGACCCGGCCACCCGCCGCAACCTCGAGCTGACCCAGACCGCGCGCGACGGATCCTGGAAGGGCTCGCTGCTCTCGGTGCTGGACGAGACCCGCACCGCCATGGGCGGCCGCAAGCTGCGTCAGTGGCTGCTGCACCCGCTGCTCGATGCGGCGGCCATCAGCGAGCGTCACCAGGCGGTCGGCGAGCTCGCCGCGAACGCAGGCCTGCGCATGCGCCTGGCCGACCAGCTGGGCTCCATCCGCGATCTGGAGCGCCTCACCAGTCGCGTGGCCGCCGGCACGGCGAACGCCCGGGACCTTATCGCGCTGCGCGACAGCCTGGAGGCCCTGCCTGCGCTGGTCGAGCTGCTTTTTTCCACCCAGAGCCCCGCCCTGCGCGCCCTGCAGGCGATTCCGTCCGAGATCGGCGTGCTGGCCGCACGTATCCGCGAGACCCTGGTCGATCACCCGCCCATCTCCCTGACCGAAGGGGGGCTGGTCCGGGACGGCTTCAGCCCCGAGCTCGACGAGACGCGCTCGCTCTTGGGCGATAGCAAGGATTGGCTTGCGACCTTCGAGGCCCAGGAGAAGGAGCGTACGGGCATCCGGAGCCTCAAGGTCGGCTATTCCAAGACCTTCGGGTACTTCCTCGAAATCACCCACGCCAACAAGGACCTGGTGCCGGACGACTACCAGCGCAAGCAGACGCTGGTCAACGCCGAGCGCTACATCACGCCGGTGCTCAAGGAGCGCGAGAGCGCGATCCTGACGGCCCAAGAGCGCATCGGGCACATGGAGTACGAGGTCTTCTCGGCCTTGCGCGCGGCGCTCGCTCCCTGGACGACCGAGCTCCAGGGCATCGCCTCGCACGTGGCGGCCATCGACGTCTTCGTGGGCTTCGCCGAGGTGGCGGTGCGCCAGGGCTTCTGTTGCCCGGTGGTGGACGACTCGACGGTGCTCGAGATCGAGGCGGGGCGCCATCCAGTCATCGAGCAGCTCCTGCCGCCCGGTACCTTCGTGCCCAACGATACCCGCCTCGACACCGCGTCGAGCCAGCTCATCATCCTGACGGGGCCCAACATGGCGGGTAAGAGCACCTTTATGCGTCAGATCGCGCTGATCGTGCTGATGGCGCAGGTGGGCTCCTTCGTGCCTGCTCGCTCGGCGCGCATCGGTCTGGTGGATCGGATCTTCACCCGCGTTGGCGCGGTGGACGATCTGGCGACGGGGCAGTCGACCTTCATGGTCGAGATGAACGAGACGGCCAACATCCTCAACAACGCGAGCCCCCGGGCGTTGATCCTGCTCGACGAGATCGGGCGCGGCACCTCGACCTTCGACGGGATCTCGATCGCCTGGTCGGTCAGCGAGCACCTGGCGATGCACGTTCGGGCCCGTACCCTGTTCGCGACCCACTACCACGAGCTGACGGCGCTGGCCACGAGCCAGCCCAGTGTCCGCAACTACAAGGTCCTGGTCGAGGAGACGGCCGACGAGGTGATCTTCCTGCGGCGAGTGGTGCCAGGCGGGGCCGATCGCTCCTACGGCATCGAGGTGGCGCGCCTTGCGGGCTTGCCCGCGCCGGTGATCGAGCGGGCGCGCCAGGTGCTCACCGAGATCGAGCGGCGCAACCGCATCTCGCTCTCGCTCAGGCAGGCGGCCCTGGACGAAGGCGCCAACGAGGTCAGCCAGCTGCCTCTCTTCAGCTCGATCCAGTCTCTCTAA
- a CDS encoding HD domain-containing protein, giving the protein MSAPTLPKIGDRPTDYVARVTQLREFKKKDSDSGFHIFRATNAQGAIACVIWTGRIDFKNGDYVRLSGEVKLHKDAPQFVVARYEVLPREQFPPEQFLPISRRPLAEMVAELREVISSVEDPGLRAMLERLLLEDPVTAEAYQRAPAAKTHHHPFLNGLLEHNLTVVRRALGLCLAEDGLDRDVVIAGALLHDVGKIEEYAFDADEIGFTEVGNLIGHVALGYAMVRRAIAEQGDIPTDKATNLLHVILSHQGRLEYGSPVEPRTAEAFIVHHADTVDAHLFQVKRTGEEFPDTRLGYAKSLNRMVLGNPAIPYIEGYRH; this is encoded by the coding sequence TTGTCCGCCCCGACCCTGCCCAAGATCGGCGATCGCCCGACCGACTACGTCGCCCGCGTGACGCAGCTGCGCGAGTTCAAGAAGAAAGACTCCGACAGCGGCTTCCACATCTTCCGGGCCACCAACGCCCAAGGGGCGATCGCCTGCGTCATCTGGACGGGGCGCATCGACTTCAAGAACGGCGACTACGTGCGCCTGAGTGGCGAGGTGAAGCTGCACAAGGACGCGCCGCAGTTCGTCGTCGCGCGCTACGAGGTCCTGCCGCGCGAGCAGTTCCCGCCCGAGCAATTCCTGCCCATCTCCCGCCGGCCCCTCGCCGAGATGGTCGCCGAGTTGCGCGAGGTCATCTCCTCGGTCGAAGACCCGGGCCTGCGCGCGATGCTCGAGCGCCTCTTGCTCGAAGACCCCGTCACCGCCGAGGCCTACCAGCGAGCGCCCGCCGCCAAGACCCACCATCACCCATTCCTGAACGGTCTGCTCGAGCACAACCTCACGGTCGTGCGCCGTGCGCTGGGGCTGTGCCTCGCCGAGGACGGGCTCGACCGCGACGTGGTCATCGCGGGGGCCCTCCTGCACGACGTCGGCAAGATCGAGGAGTACGCCTTCGACGCCGACGAGATCGGCTTCACCGAGGTCGGCAACCTGATCGGGCACGTGGCCCTCGGCTACGCCATGGTCCGCCGGGCGATCGCCGAGCAAGGCGACATCCCCACCGACAAGGCCACCAACCTCCTGCACGTGATCCTCAGCCATCAGGGTCGGCTGGAGTACGGCTCGCCGGTCGAGCCGCGCACGGCCGAGGCCTTCATCGTCCATCATGCGGACACGGTGGACGCGCACCTCTTCCAGGTGAAGCGCACGGGCGAGGAATTCCCAGATACCCGCCTGGGCTACGCCAAGAGTCTCAACCGCATGGTGCTAGGCAACCCGGCGATCCCCTACATCGAAGGCTACCGCCACTAG
- a CDS encoding Ig-like domain-containing protein, with amino-acid sequence MKKTMLSLMVAAALATVGCDALLTTAKNDDGNSGSNGIGQIPGTGSTSAKFSGRVLDLAGKPAANVQVKGYLVSNNAAGIISNNASGYRTLAGDSFQTKTDSKGNFVLSNPQGLDLNIEAILQDDIKAITMGVSSSSSKVDLKLAYTGRIVGTVKTETPGKNMLGVDVFIPGTGYVAKADDAGNYEIPNVPPGEFRVVGMHSDMGRGEAPRVSVTSKQVIRAPEIVLGFKVPQVTALSPDNGGVDQLITITGKDFSVSLGKKPQVLFNGIQGQVIEESDTALKVKVPELSTTTAQVLVKSAGFDSNTKTFKVIKTLDIFPQPQENAAKDATASAPLKDYLVYNLTRRYVVRALDAAGAIIPNASVTWSSVAPWLATVDANGRLQGLALGTVTVKASSGQVEAMLPVELLRLLTGLSVTPNPLPTLAAYPVGEQPLDPTRTSVQLQAKTLVSGGAVENYPVTWSTGDARLTVSPDGLVTLKPGAAEGNATVTVRSVANPSLTQGITIPVVHQGSLELVIE; translated from the coding sequence GTGAAGAAGACCATGCTCTCGCTGATGGTCGCAGCCGCCCTGGCCACCGTCGGCTGTGACGCCCTGCTCACCACCGCCAAGAACGACGATGGAAACAGCGGGAGCAACGGGATCGGCCAGATCCCGGGTACCGGCTCGACGAGCGCCAAGTTCTCCGGCCGCGTCCTCGACCTCGCGGGCAAGCCGGCCGCCAACGTCCAGGTCAAGGGCTACCTGGTCAGCAACAACGCGGCGGGCATCATCAGCAACAACGCCTCGGGCTACCGCACGCTCGCCGGCGACTCCTTCCAAACCAAGACGGACAGCAAGGGCAACTTCGTCCTGAGCAACCCGCAAGGCCTCGACCTGAACATCGAGGCCATCCTACAGGACGACATCAAGGCCATCACCATGGGTGTCTCCAGCAGCTCGTCCAAGGTTGACCTGAAGCTCGCCTACACCGGCCGCATCGTGGGCACGGTCAAGACGGAAACTCCGGGCAAGAACATGCTCGGCGTGGACGTCTTCATTCCCGGCACCGGCTACGTGGCCAAGGCGGACGATGCCGGCAACTACGAGATTCCCAACGTGCCCCCCGGCGAGTTCCGCGTCGTCGGCATGCACTCCGACATGGGCCGCGGCGAGGCCCCGAGGGTTTCGGTCACCTCCAAGCAGGTGATCCGTGCGCCCGAGATCGTCCTCGGCTTCAAGGTCCCCCAGGTCACGGCCCTTTCGCCCGATAACGGCGGGGTCGACCAGCTCATCACCATCACCGGCAAGGACTTCTCGGTCTCGCTCGGCAAGAAGCCCCAGGTCCTCTTCAACGGCATCCAGGGCCAGGTGATCGAAGAGTCAGACACCGCGCTCAAGGTGAAGGTGCCGGAGCTTTCGACGACCACCGCCCAGGTGCTGGTCAAGTCGGCGGGCTTCGACAGCAACACGAAGACCTTCAAGGTCATCAAGACGCTCGATATCTTCCCCCAGCCCCAGGAAAACGCCGCCAAGGACGCGACGGCCTCGGCCCCGCTCAAGGACTACCTGGTCTACAACCTCACGCGCCGCTACGTGGTCCGCGCCCTCGACGCAGCTGGCGCCATCATCCCCAACGCGAGCGTCACCTGGAGCTCGGTGGCGCCCTGGCTCGCCACCGTCGATGCGAACGGCAGGCTCCAGGGCCTCGCCCTCGGGACCGTAACGGTCAAGGCCTCCTCGGGTCAGGTCGAAGCCATGCTGCCGGTGGAGCTGCTGCGCCTGCTCACAGGGCTCTCCGTCACCCCCAACCCCCTTCCGACCCTGGCTGCCTACCCAGTGGGCGAGCAGCCGCTGGATCCGACGCGCACCAGCGTTCAGCTCCAGGCGAAGACCCTCGTCAGCGGCGGCGCCGTGGAGAACTATCCCGTCACCTGGTCCACGGGCGACGCCCGCCTCACGGTAAGCCCCGACGGTCTGGTCACCCTCAAGCCCGGCGCCGCGGAAGGTAACGCCACGGTAACGGTACGCTCCGTCGCGAACCCATCGCTCACCCAGGGCATCACCATCCCGGTCGTCCACCAGGGCAGCCTCGAACTGGTCATCGAATAG
- a CDS encoding AMP-binding protein, which translates to MTLATHDNVIRYLSHWASVSPTKPALVFPRNVSPSGTIDYQQLSFEQLEDRVNRLAASLAARGIGRGDAVVVMIPMSLELYSLLLALLKLAAPIVFIDPWVGLDQIKRCIALTSPKAFAGVPLIQLLGRATGALKDIPIRLTARGPARFGELQLEQLIEATAPAVETAAVQPDDTALITFTTGSTGTPKGANRTHGFLVAQHQALSRELGLTPEDVDLPALPIFILNNLASGVTSVVPRMKPSKPSAIDPRVIIRQIQDWGVTTAVGSPAYFAPIADHCLAHGLSLDTVRAVFTGGGPVPPGLLGKLRKVLPNGSAYVGYGSTEAEPVALIEAAEACDETDALAEAGHGTCVGRLAHGISAKIIRRIDGPVALGPQGWEAIELGTGEVGELVVTGEHVGKDYYRNPEAVLANKIRDPHGTLWHRMGDLAYFDVQERLWVVGRVNNAVQHGDRTLYPLQVEAIARQLPFVRHAALIERPGARAILVVAPHAPGQWWQHRTWKEALLAHMTGRGAPVDEVRFIRRMPLDPRHNAKIDHAKLRRMLG; encoded by the coding sequence ATGACTTTAGCTACGCACGACAACGTCATCCGCTACCTCAGCCACTGGGCGAGCGTCTCTCCGACCAAGCCCGCCCTGGTCTTCCCTCGCAACGTCAGCCCGAGCGGCACGATCGACTACCAGCAGCTGAGCTTCGAACAGCTCGAGGACCGGGTGAACCGCCTTGCCGCCTCCCTCGCCGCGCGCGGCATCGGGCGCGGCGATGCCGTGGTCGTCATGATCCCCATGAGCCTCGAGCTCTACTCGCTGCTGCTCGCGCTCTTGAAGCTCGCGGCCCCCATCGTCTTCATCGACCCCTGGGTGGGACTCGACCAGATCAAGCGCTGCATCGCGCTCACCTCGCCCAAGGCCTTCGCGGGCGTACCGCTCATCCAGCTCTTGGGGCGCGCAACCGGTGCGCTCAAGGACATCCCCATCCGCCTCACGGCCCGGGGCCCCGCGCGCTTTGGTGAATTGCAACTCGAGCAGCTCATCGAAGCGACGGCCCCCGCCGTCGAGACCGCTGCGGTCCAGCCCGACGACACCGCCCTCATCACCTTCACCACCGGCAGCACCGGCACCCCCAAGGGGGCGAACCGCACCCACGGCTTCCTCGTGGCCCAGCACCAGGCCCTCTCGCGCGAGCTGGGGCTCACGCCCGAGGACGTGGACCTGCCGGCCTTGCCCATCTTCATCCTCAACAACCTCGCTTCGGGCGTCACGAGCGTGGTGCCGCGAATGAAGCCGTCCAAGCCCTCGGCCATCGACCCGCGCGTCATCATCCGCCAGATCCAAGACTGGGGCGTCACGACCGCCGTCGGCTCGCCTGCTTACTTCGCCCCCATCGCGGACCACTGCCTGGCGCACGGCCTCTCGCTCGATACGGTGCGCGCGGTCTTCACCGGCGGCGGGCCGGTGCCGCCCGGCCTGCTCGGCAAGCTGCGCAAGGTGCTGCCGAACGGCTCGGCGTACGTGGGCTACGGCTCGACCGAAGCCGAGCCGGTCGCGCTGATTGAGGCCGCCGAGGCCTGCGACGAGACCGACGCGCTCGCCGAGGCGGGGCACGGGACCTGCGTGGGGCGCCTCGCGCACGGCATCTCGGCCAAGATCATCCGCCGGATCGACGGCCCCGTCGCGCTCGGCCCTCAGGGGTGGGAAGCAATCGAGCTCGGGACGGGCGAGGTCGGGGAGCTGGTGGTCACGGGCGAGCACGTGGGCAAGGACTACTACCGCAACCCCGAAGCGGTCCTCGCCAACAAGATCCGCGACCCCCACGGCACCCTCTGGCATCGGATGGGGGATCTGGCCTACTTCGACGTGCAGGAGCGCCTCTGGGTAGTGGGCCGCGTGAACAACGCCGTGCAGCACGGCGATCGCACCCTCTACCCCTTGCAGGTCGAGGCGATCGCCCGGCAACTGCCCTTCGTCCGGCATGCGGCGCTCATCGAGCGGCCCGGCGCGCGGGCGATACTCGTCGTCGCCCCTCACGCGCCCGGCCAGTGGTGGCAGCACCGCACCTGGAAAGAGGCCCTGCTCGCGCACATGACAGGCCGTGGCGCGCCGGTGGACGAGGTCCGCTTCATCCGGCGCATGCCCCTCGACCCGCGCCACAACGCCAAGATCGACCACGCCAAGCTGCGACGAATGCTGGGCTAG